In Trichoderma atroviride chromosome 2, complete sequence, one DNA window encodes the following:
- a CDS encoding uncharacterized protein (EggNog:ENOG41) yields the protein MLALGTGTAWFKEKGDTSFDQRLVELIKKAIEKGFYHLDCSEMYGTEEEVGRAIQESGVPREKLFITNKVAQGIDDIHAAVQTSLEKLQTHYFDLYLIHTPFFAKSDADLQSAWKSMEEIKKTGKARSIGVSNYLRHEVKATMLKATIPPAFNQIEFHPYLQRGDNYMSWLQENGLEVGSFNGLTPVFRAPDGPLREPLARIAQKHDTTEAAVLINWIIQNKVVAATTTTKPERLDEYVQALKITLTQDELQEITDVGSMYHFRTSWPERFEAVDRS from the exons ATG CTTGCCTTGGGTACTGGAACGGCCTGGTTCAAGGAAAAAGGAGACACGAGTTTTGACCAGCGTCTTGTggaactaataaaaaaagccATTGAGAAGGGATTCTACCATCTCGACTGCTCTGAAATGTATGGGACCGAAGAGGAAGTCGGTCGCGCCATTCAAGAATCAGGCGTTCCCCGCGAAAAGCTTTTCATCACCAATAAGGTCGCTCAAGGCATCGACGATATCCATGCAGCAGTTCAGACGAGTCTCGAGAAATTGCAGACCCACTATTTCGACCT TTATTTGATTCATACCCCATTCTTTGCCAAGTCAGATGCGGACTTGCAGAGTGCATGGAAGTCAATGGAAGAAATCAAAAAGACTGGCAAAGCCAGGTCGATAGGTGTAAGCAACTACTTGCGCCATGAGGTCAAGGCTACGATGTTAAAGGCGACCATTCCTCCTGCTTTTAACCAGATTGAGTTCCACCCCTATCTGCAGCGCGGAGACAATTACATGTCGTGGCTGCAGGAAAATGGCTTGGAAGTGGGCTCGTTCAATGGCCTGACTCCCGTATTCAGGGCTCCTGATGGACCACTGCGTGAGCCCTTGGCTCGCATTGCCCAAAAGCATGATACCACTGAGGCAGCTGTCCTGATCAACTGGATTATACAGAACAAAGTTGTGGCTGCGACCACTACCACAAAGCCTGAGAGGTTGGACGAGTATGTCCAGGCTTTAAAGATCACACTGACTCAGGACGAACTACAAGAGATCACGGATGTAGGCTCCATGTACCACTTCCGCACATCTTGGCCGGAGCGTTTTGAAGCAGTTGATCGATCATGA